The Kribbella amoyensis genomic sequence CGAGATCATGGCCCAGGTCCTCGGCCGCAGTGGCGACAGTGCGAACTGGCTCGGCCTAGAACTCCTGGACGACCATCACTGGGCCGTACTGCCGATGGGGGCGGGGCTCTCCAACGGGTACACCGGGACCGCGCTCTTCCTGGCCCAGATCGGCGCCCTCACCGGCGCGGGGAAGTACTGCGAGCTCGCCCGCGACGCGATCCGCCCGATCCCCGCCTTGCTGGAGTTGCTGGCCGCGAACCCGGCCGCCGCCCAGGCCGTGGGACCAGGGCTGCACGGGCTCGGCGGAATCACCTACGGGTTGAGCCGGCTACGCGCCCTGCTCGACGACAGCGCCCTCACCGACTCGGTCGCGGCAGCACTCGCCCTGATGGAGTCACTCGAACCCGACGACTCCCCTGGCTACGCGGAAGGCGCCGCCGGTGGACTCACCGCGGTACTGGGTGTGCCCGGCGGTGAACGGCTCGCTCATCGGTACGCCGAGGAGCTGGTCGCGGCGTCCCGTAGTACTGGGGGATTCGCTCGTGGGGACGGGGGAATCGCCTGGGCGCTGGCGCGGTACGGCGTACCGGGTGACCGTTTCCACCAGGTGGCGCGGGACGCGGCGTCGGCCGACGGAGCCGCGGACGCCGGGTGGTGCGGCGGTACGACGGGCACGGTGCTGGCCCGGCTCGTGTCGGGGGCGCCCGTCGACGTGGACGCCTACCTGCGCGCCACCAACGAACGTCCGGTGCTCGCCGACCTGAGTCTGTGTCACGGCGAGCTCGGCACGGTCGAACCACTCCTGTGGCTCACCGAGAGCGGGAACCAGCAAGCGGAGACGGTCCGGCGCCGCCGGACCGGGTTGGTGCTTGCCGCGGTCAAGCAGTACGGCGCGCGGTGCGGTACGCCGCGGGCCGTGCCGTCACCGGGGCTGCTCACCGGACTGGCCGGGATCGGCTACGGCCTGCTCCGGCTCGGCTTCCCGCACCAGGTCCCGTCCGCACTACTCATGCAACCGACCGCCGGCCGGCACACCGCACCGACGCGTGGTACCGGCCCGACCGACAGGGGAACACCATGACCGCCCAGCCCGAAGACCCGCGTACGGCGCAGGCCGACGCCGCCGCCCCGGACCCGCTCGGTCCGGTCTCGCTGCCGAAGCGCGGCCGGATCGGTGCCCGGGCGATGGCCCTGGTCGGGACCGCGAGCGTGGCGGCGATGGCTGTCCACTTCGTCGTCGACAACTGCACCACCCATACCTCGATCCAGGACCCGCACTGATCCGCCGCGCTGCCGCCCATCACAGCGGCGCGCGGACCAACCACTCCGAACAGGAGCATCTTGTGAACCAGCACCACGAGCAGTCCCCCGCCCGGTCCGCCACCGACACCACCCCGGACCCGATCGGTCCCGTCACGCTGCCGAAGCGCAGCCCGGTCGGCCGGCGCGCGCTCGCCCTGGTCGGCACGGCCAGCGTGGCCGCGCTCGCCGTGCACGCGGTCGTGGACGGCACCACGCTGACCACGATCAACGAGCACCACGTCTGACGAACCGGGTCCGGCCCTCCCCAGCAAGCGTTCGACGCCCTGAGCTCAAACGCTTGCTGGGACCTGCCGGACCCGCTGCGATGGCACCACGGCGCGGTTAAAGTTTGCAGGCATGCAGACCCATGCGCCTGGAGTGGTCGGCAGGGACGGGGAGATCGACCACCTCGGCCGCCTGCTGACGTCCGCGCGCGTGAGTCGCGGCGGTGCGGTCTTCCTGGTCGGCGAACCGGGGATCGGCAAGAGCCGGCTTGCCGCGGTCGCCACCACCGACGCGCTCGACCACTCGATGGTGACCCTGCGCGGCCGGGTCGGCGCGCTCGGGACGACGGTCGCGTTCCGCCCGTTCGCGGAGGCGTTGCTGTCGCTGATCCGGCGCGGCGAGATGCCGGCGCCGGACAGCCTCGGCCCGTACCGGCGGGTGCTCGCGCGGCTGGTCCCGGACTGGGAGGACGGCGTGGGTCCGGAAACGGCCACCTCGGCCGTGGTCCTGGGCGAGGCCGTGCTGCGGTTGCTCGGCCTGGTCGGTCGCGGCCGCGGCTGCCTGCTGGTGCTGGAGGACCTGCACGCCGCCGACCCCGAGACGCTGGCCGTGATCGAGTACCTGCTCGACAACCTGGAGGATCAGCCGATCGCGCTGGTCGCCACCACCCGGTCGGACCGTTGCCGCGCCACCGAGCTCGCCCAGCTGGCCGACCGGCGCGGCACCGCCGAGATCCTCGAACTTCCGCCGCTCGGGCCCGACGACGTCCGCGCCCTGGCCGCGGACCGGCTCGATGTCGCGGCCGCCGAGGTGCCGGACCAACTGGCCGAGCGGCTGTGGTCGGACAGTGCCGGGATCCCCTTCATCGTCGAGGAACTGCTGCAGGAGGCGAGCCGGTCGGGTCAGTTGCTGGCCGGGGCCGACGGCAAGCTCCAGGTCGTCGACGACCTGCGGATGGCGGTCCCGGATGCCGTTGTCCGCAGCATCAGCAGCCGGACCGAACAGCTCAGCCCCGAGTCGCGGGAGTTGCTGATCCTGGCCGCCGTGATCGGTCACCGGTTTCCGCTCAGCGTGGTCCGGCAGGCGAGCGCGATCGACGAACGGCAACTGCTCGCCACCTTGCGCGCCGGCCTCGCGGCCCAGCTGGTCGGGCCCGACGAGCCGGTGCCGGACTGGTACGCGTTCCGGCATCCGCTGACCGCCGAGGCGTTGCTGGCCGGGCTCAACCCGACCGAACGGGCCGCGCTCGCCCGCCGGTGCGCGGACGCGATCGAGACCCTGCACCCGGGTCTGCCGGGCGACTGGAAGCCGATGATGGCCGAGCTGGCCCAGGCCGGCGGCGACTGCGTCCGGGCCGGGACGTTGTTCGCCGAGACGGGCCGCCGGTCGTTCGACGAGGGCTCGATGGGGTCCGCGGTCGAACTGCTCGACCGCGCGTACACCTTGCTCACCGAGCACCAGGACGTCACCTACCGGGCCGGTGTCCTGGACTCGCTCTACCTCGCGCTCGGTGAGACCGGGCAGTTCGACCACCCGCTGGCCCGGCCGGAGACGATCGACGACCTGGCCGGGCGCGGACTCGAGATCCGCCGGGTGGCCGCGTTGCACGTCCAGCTGGCCGGTGTCGAGCACATGGCCGGCCGCTGGTCCTCGGCCGCGACCCACGTCGCCACCGCGCGCTCGCTGCTCGGCCACGACGCGGCCGACGAGGACCTGGCCCCTCTGGACGCGATGGCGGCCGCGCTCGAACTCACCCGGACCAGCCCGGGCCGGTTGAAGTCGGCGGCCGCGCTGGCCACCCGGGCCGCCGAGGCCGCCGAACGCGCCCGGCTGCCGAAGGTCGCGGTGGACGCCTGGCAGTTGCTCGGCATCCTGTCCCGCGAGCACGACCTGGACCGCTCGATCGAGTACTTCCGGCGCGCCCGCCAGGTCGCCGCCGAGCACAACCTCGGCCTGCAACGGGTCACCTCGCACATCTTCCAGGCCGGCTCGATGTGCCTGGCCGACGGTGGCGTCGAGGAGCTGGAACGCGCCCGCAAGCAGGCCCTGCGGATCGGCGCCATCCCGAGCGCGTACGAGGTCGACGGGGTGCTCGCCCAGCAGGCGATCTTCCGGTCCGAGTACGCCGAGGCGGCGACCATGATCGAGGAGTGCCTCGAGGTCACCCGGCGGCTCAAGCTCAGCCGCGGCGCGCCGTACGTACTGGTGACGAAGGCGATCCTGGCCGGGCACCAGGGCCGGCGGACCGCGATGGAGCAGACCCTCACGGAGCTGGCCGCGTACGGCGAACGCGCGTCGCACGAGCTGCCGTTGTCGTACGGGCTGGCCCGCACGTTCTGCGCGTTGCTGGAGGACAACCGGGAGCTGGCCGAGTCCGAGATGGCCCAGGCACTCGCGTACGACGCGCAGAACCCGACCACGTTCCACATGTCCGGCAAGCACGGACTCGGGCTGCTGCTCGGCGTCCTGGCCGGGCGGAACGGCTGGGCCCACTTCGAGGTGGTCACCGCGACGGCGGCCAGCGGGATGCGATGGAACCGGCAGTTCGTCCAATGGGCGCACGCGATCCTGCTCGGCCGCGACGGCCGGCTGGGCGAGGCGGCCGCGATGGTCGAGCTCGCGCTGGAGACGTCGTCGCTGTACCCGATGGCCCGGCACCTCGGGCTGCGGCTGGTCGCCGAGCCCGCGGCCGCGGACGGCTGGGGCGACCCGATCGCCTGGTTGCGGCAGGCCGAGGACTGGTTCCACCACGCCGAGGTACCCGCGGTCGCGAGTTCGTGCCGTGGCCTGCTCCGCCAGCTCGGTGCCACGGTCTCGCAGCGCCGCACCGGATCGGACCAGGTGCCCGCCCATCTCCG encodes the following:
- a CDS encoding helix-turn-helix transcriptional regulator, which produces MQTHAPGVVGRDGEIDHLGRLLTSARVSRGGAVFLVGEPGIGKSRLAAVATTDALDHSMVTLRGRVGALGTTVAFRPFAEALLSLIRRGEMPAPDSLGPYRRVLARLVPDWEDGVGPETATSAVVLGEAVLRLLGLVGRGRGCLLVLEDLHAADPETLAVIEYLLDNLEDQPIALVATTRSDRCRATELAQLADRRGTAEILELPPLGPDDVRALAADRLDVAAAEVPDQLAERLWSDSAGIPFIVEELLQEASRSGQLLAGADGKLQVVDDLRMAVPDAVVRSISSRTEQLSPESRELLILAAVIGHRFPLSVVRQASAIDERQLLATLRAGLAAQLVGPDEPVPDWYAFRHPLTAEALLAGLNPTERAALARRCADAIETLHPGLPGDWKPMMAELAQAGGDCVRAGTLFAETGRRSFDEGSMGSAVELLDRAYTLLTEHQDVTYRAGVLDSLYLALGETGQFDHPLARPETIDDLAGRGLEIRRVAALHVQLAGVEHMAGRWSSAATHVATARSLLGHDAADEDLAPLDAMAAALELTRTSPGRLKSAAALATRAAEAAERARLPKVAVDAWQLLGILSREHDLDRSIEYFRRARQVAAEHNLGLQRVTSHIFQAGSMCLADGGVEELERARKQALRIGAIPSAYEVDGVLAQQAIFRSEYAEAATMIEECLEVTRRLKLSRGAPYVLVTKAILAGHQGRRTAMEQTLTELAAYGERASHELPLSYGLARTFCALLEDNRELAESEMAQALAYDAQNPTTFHMSGKHGLGLLLGVLAGRNGWAHFEVVTATAASGMRWNRQFVQWAHAILLGRDGRLGEAAAMVELALETSSLYPMARHLGLRLVAEPAAADGWGDPIAWLRQAEDWFHHAEVPAVASSCRGLLRQLGATVSQRRTGSDQVPAHLRQLGITSREYEVCLLLVDRIGNKSIASRLHISPRTVEKHVASLMTKTRQPDREALSSFARTVLQD